The genomic interval TCGAACGGCAAAAAGGGCGGTCAGGTCCGACCGCCCCGGCAATTCCACGGACATTGGCAAGTTCAAGCCGAAGCGGCGTGATGCCGCGCCCGGTCTTTGCCGATCAGGCCGCCGCCGCGTCGGGTTCGACCAGCGTGACGATGTCCAGCATGATGGTATTCAGCTGGAAATCCTTGGGCGTATAGACCCGCGCCACGCCCATTTTCAGCAGCCGCGCCGCGTCGTCATCGGGGATGATCCCGCCAACGATGACCGGGATATGTTCCAGACCCTCTTGCCGCATCCGCGTCATCAGATCCTCGATCAGCGGCAGATGGCTGCCCGACAGGATGGACAGGCCGACCACATGCGCCTCTTCTTCCTTGGCGCGGTTGACGATCTGTTCGGGGGTCAGGCGGATCCCCTCATAGGTGATGTCCATGCCGCAATCGCGGGCGCGGAAGGCGATCTGTTCGGCGCCGTTGGAATGCCCGTCCAATCCCGGCTTGCCGACGACGAATTTCAGGCGGCGGCCCAGACGGGCGCTGACGGCATCCACCGCCTCGCGAATATCCTCAAGCCCTTCGGTGCGGTTCGAGGGCGAGGCAGACACCCCTGTCGGCCCGCGATATTCACCATGAACCTGACGCATCACGCCCGCCCATTCGCCGGTGGTGGCCCCGGCCTTGGCCGCGGCAATCGAATGGGGCATGATGTTCTCGCCCCGCTTGGCGGCTGCCGACAGCGCCGCAAGCGCATCCCGCACCGCCGCATCGTCGCGTGCGGCACGCCATTCGGTCAGTCGCGCGATCTGATCCTGCTCGACCGCCGGATCGACGACCATGATGCCGCCATCGCCCGCCGTCAGCGGCGAGGGTTCGCCCTGCTGCCAGCGGTTCACACCGACGACGACCGTTTCATTGGTCTCGATCCGGCCCAGACGCTCGGCATTCGATTCGACCAGACGCGACTTCATATAGTCGATCGAGGCGATCGCCCCGCCCATATCGTCCAGCAGCGCCAGTTCGTCGCGCGCGCCCTGTTTCAACTCCTCGACCTTGGCGGTGATGACCGGATTGCCGTCGAAAAGATCGCCATATTCCAGCAGATCCGTTTCATAGGCGACGATCTGCTGCATCCGCAGCGACCATTGCTGATCCCAGGGACGCGGCAGGCCAAGCGCCTCGTTCCAGGCGGGCAGCTGCACGGCGCGGGCGCGGGCATTTTTGGACAGCGTGACGGCCAGCATTTCCAGAAGGATCCGGTAGACGTTGTTTTCCGGCTGCTGTTCGGTCAGGCCCAGGCTGTTGACCTGCACGCCATAACGAAAGCGGCGGTATTTCTCGTCCTCAATGCCATAGCGTTCGACCGTGATCTCGTCCCACAACTCGGTAAAGGCGCGCATCTTGCACAGTTCGGTGACGAAGCGGATGCCGGCATTCACGAAAAAGCTGATCCTGCCGACCATTGCCGGGAACTGATCCTCGGGCACCTTGCCTTTCAGATCATCCAGCACCGCAATCGCCGTCGCCAGCGCATAGGCCAGTTCCTGCTGCGGCGTCGCCCCGGCCTCTTGCAGGTGATAGGAACAGACATTCATCGGGTTCCACTTGGGCAGATTTTCGCGGGTATAGGCCGCAACATCCGTGATCATCGCAAGGCTGGGCTTGGGCGGGCAGATATAGGTGCCGCGCGACAGATATTCCTTGATCAGATCGTTCTGGACCGTGCCCTGCAGCTTGCTGACATCGGCGCCCTGCTCTTCGGCGACGGCGATATACAGCGACAGCAGCCAGGGCGCGGTCGCATTGATCGTCATCGAGGTGTTCATCTGCTCCAGCGGGATCTGATCGAACAGCGCGCGCATGTCGCCCAGATGGCAGATCGGCACGCCGACCTTGCCGACCTCGCCCCGCGACAGGATATGATCGCTGTCATAACCGGTCTGGGTCGGCAGATCGAAGGCCACCGACAACCCCGTCTGCCCCTTGGACAGGTTGGTGCGGTACAGCTCGTTCGACTTTGCCGCCGTCGAGTGGCCTGCATAGGTGCGGAACAGCCAGGGCTTGTCTTTCTCGGCCATGCGGATCGCCTCGCAATAATCTTACAGTTGGGGCAGGAATACCGAAACAATGATACGCCGTCAATTCGCCGCATTGCAGAATACGCTGCGTCTGCACGAAGCTTTGGCTTTGTGACCGCCGCAGGATCGTGGTGTTGAGCAAAACATCAGCAGGCGTATGTTTTGGGCGACGATATATCGCCGATCATCCAAGATGTGCGACCCTACGTTACGGACATAAAATTACGTTGATGGCGCCGATTGGGTTGCAATGTTGCGCAAGCTTGGGTAGTGCTTCGGAAAGTTTGATTCTGCATCGCAGAAAGAAGAGGAGACCCACCATGGCTCTTGATGCCCCGACCCCGATCGCGCCTTACGACGCCCCGGTGAAAGATCTGTATGCCATTGGCGAAATGCCCCCGCTGGGTCATGTGCCCAAGCAGATGCATGCCTGGGCGATCCGCCGCGAACGCCACGGCGAACCGGATAAGGCAATGCAGCTTGAGGTCGTGGACGTGCCGCAGATCGACAGCCATGAGGTGCTGGTTCTGGTGATGGCGGCGGGCGTCAACTATAACGGGATCTGGGCGGGTCTGGGCCTGCCGATCAGCCCCTTTGACGGGCATGGCGCGGATTATCACATCGCGGGCTCTGACGCCTCGGGGATCGTCTGGGCGGTGGGCGACAAGGTCAAGCGCTGGAAGGTCGGCGACGAGGTCGTGATCCATTGCAATCAGGACGATGGCGATGATGAGGAATGCAACGGCGGCGACCCGATGTATTCCCCCACGCAGCGGATCTGGGGCTATGAAACGCCGGACGGATCCTTCGCGCAATTCACCAATGTTCAGGCCCAGCAGCTGATGCCGCGCCCGCGGCACCTGACCTGGGAGGAATCCGCCTGCTACACCCTGACGCTGGCCACCGCCTATCGGATGCTGTTCGGCCATGAACCGCATGAGCTGAAGCCGGGCATGAATGTGCTCGTCTGGGGCGCCTCGGGCGGGCTTGGATCCTATGCGATCCAGCTGATCAATGCGGCAGGCGGCAACGCCATCGGCGTCATCAGCGAAGAGGACAAGCGCGATTTCGTCATGGGCCTTGGCGCCAAGGGCGTGATCAACCGCAAGGAATTCAATTGCTGGGGCCAGTTGCCCACCGTGAACACCCCGGAATACAAGGAATGGTTCACCGAGGCGCGCAAGTTCGGCAAGGCGATCTGGGACATCACCGGCAAGGGCAATAACGTCGATATCGTCTTTGAACATCCGGGCGAAGCGACCTTCCCGGTCTCGACCCTGGTTTGCAAGAAGGGCGGCATGGTCGTGATCTGCGCGGGCACCACCGGCTTCAACTGCACCTTCGACGTGCGCTATCTGTGGATGCATCAGAAGCGCGTGCAGGGCAGCCATTTCGCCCATCTGAAGCAGGCCAGCGCCGCGAACAAGCTGATGCTGGAACGCCGTCTGGACCCCTGCATGTCCGAGGTTTTCCCTTGGGCCGAGATCCCGCAGGCGCATATGAAGATGTACAAGAACCAGCACAAGCCGGGGAACATGTCGGTTCTGGTTCAGGCGCCAAAGACCGGGCTGAGGACGTTCGAGGACGCGCTGGAAGCAAGCAAGCGGTAAGTCCGCATCGGAATGACGGAAAGGGCGGGTGCGGACCCGCCCTTTTTCATGTCAGAACAGGCCGTAAAGGATGCCGCTCATCGCGATCAGCCCCATGACGGTCACAAAGACATTGGACGCCTTGCCGCGATATTTCGCCAGCGCGGGCACCCGATGGATCGCATACATCGGCATCAGATACAGGATCGCCGCAATGACCGGGCCGCCCAGCGTCTCGATCAGGCCCAGAATGCTGGGATTCAGGATAGCCACGCCCCAGGTCGTCACGAAGATGATCGCCGCAATTCCCATATTCAGCCGCTGATCCGGCATGGCGATGCGGTCGGGCGCCACCGTGCCCCGCAGGATGCCGCGCAGCCCCTCGGCCGCGCCAAGGTAATGCCCGAAAAAGGATGAGACGATGGCCACGAAAGCCACCAGCGGGCCGAAATAGCTGATGAAGGCGCTGTCATTCACATTGGCCAGATAGGACAGGATCGGCAGGTTTTCCGCCTTGGCCTCGGCCAGCTGTTCGGGCGTCAGCGACAGCACGCAGGAAAACACGAACAGCATCACGAAACTGACCAGCATGACCGAGGTGTTCTTCAGGATCTGATCGGCCTTCAGGCTGGCATCCGCGCCGTAATCGCGCTTCATCGCACAGGCGAATTGCGAGATTGCGGGCGAATGGTTGAAGGAAAAGACCAGCACCGGAATCGTCAGCCAGATCGTCCTCAGCGCCGTGGACAGGGTCGGCACCTCTTGCACGGCGGCCAGATTCCATTGCGGCACCAGATAGAGCGACAGGAAGATCAGGATGCCGACCAGCGGATAGACCAGGAATTGCGTAACGGCCAGCATCACCCGCTGCCCGGCCAGCATGACCGCCATCATCGCCGCGATCAGCAGCCCCGACAGCAGCCAGCGCGGCGGCGGCTGCATTCCCATCTGATTGGACAGAAAGCTCTCGGCGGTGTTCGTGATGCCGACGCCATAGATCAGAACGATGGGATAGATCGCCAGAAAATACAGCAGCGTGATCGCCTTGCCCGCGCCTTCCCCGAAATATTCGACGACGACGCCGGTAATGTCGGTGTCGGGGTTCTTCGAGGAACAGACAAAGCGGGCCAGCGCGCGATGTGACAGATAGGTCATCGGCCCGATCAGGATGGCCATGATGACCAGCGGCCAGAACCCTCCGATCCCGGCATTGATGGGCAGAAACAGGATGCCCGCGCCGACGGCGGTTCCGAACAGGCTTAGCATCCATGTCCTGTCATATCTGGACCAGCCCAGATTTTCAGATCCGGGCGATGCCCCTGCCCCGGTCGTATCAGCCATAATCTCTCCCCCCTATCAAATGAACGCACAATAAAGTCGCGATGAGTGCGCCGCCGATAAAGGAGGCGTCCTGGGGGACGCAATGGCTGTTAGCGCCATCCCCGGGGAAATAGGTCAGAACATCTCGCCATGGGCGGAAAACCCCTTCTCCTCGATATCGCGCAGCGCCTTGTAACGCTTGATGCCGACGGCATGGCTGGACATGGCATTGGCGGCCCGAACCATGAATTCGCGATGTTCGGACAGGCATTGCTGCATCCAGGCATCGGGATCGACACCATCCGCGATCCACGGCCCGACCGCCAGCAGGCGCAACGCGCCTGCGTGGTTCGGGCAGACCGCCATGGCCAGACGGTCAGCGGAATATTCCTGCGCCCGCGTCGTCGCCGCACCGGGCAGGAACAGCATCCCCGGCACGATCCCTATGACGATCCGCCACAGCGAGACATGCCGCAGCTTGTGATGCGCGATCTCATGCGCAAGGACGAATTCGACGATATCGGGCGATTTTGGCAGCAGCATCGCGATCTCGGCATGGATCACGACATAGCGGCGGCGGCGATTGCATTCCAACGCATAGGCATTCACCACGCCATTGCCATTGGTCACATAAAGCCGGGGCGGGTTCGGCATATCCAGACGCTGGGCCAGATCCTGATACAGCGCATGAAGTTCGGGAAACTGCGACGGCCCGACAAGGATCGCATTCGCCCGCGCCTGGGCGGCGATGTAGAAGCGGTAGATATAGATCGCCAGCGGCGCCAGCAGCAGCAGATAGGCCGTATCGGCCATGTCGCGCAGATCCGTGGCGCCGTCTTCGCCGACCGCCTCTTCCAGCTTGCCATTCCCGTCGATCCACCAGATGCCAAAGGCCGCGGCCAGCGCCAGCAAGGTGATCAGCGCCGATAGCCAGATCATCGGCATCTCCCACCGGTGGCGAAAGCTGCTGAAGCGTGGCGGCTGGGGGGAAGAGGCGCACATGAAAAATTCCGATCATTGAAAACCTTTGCGCGGGATTATTCGGGGCTGGGGGGAAAGTCGAATCCCGCCGGGCAGCCAAGGTCGGTTTGCCCTTCGCTTTCATGCCTGCGCGCGCTATGGCTGAGCCATGACCAGCCAGACCGCCATTGCCACGACGCCGCAGCTTTCCTCGGATCAGGCCGATGCGTGGGATGCGCTGGCCGAGACCTTTGCCGCCGCGGGCGTCGATATCGTGTCCGAGGAATTGCAGCCCCCGCAGCCCGGCAAGGGCCGCGTGATGGCAGTGATCGGCAAGGCCGGTTCGGGCAAGACCTTGCTCTTGTCGGAAATCACCCGTGCCCTGCGCGAGGCGGGGGTGGATCTGGTCAGCGGCGATTACGAGGGCAAGCGGCGCAAGGATCGGCGCACCGTCGCCGTGCTGGCCCCCACCAACAAGGCGGCCTTCGTGCTGCGCATGCGCGGCGTTCCGGCAACCACGATCCACCGCATCCTTTATACCCCCGTTTATGATCCCGAATATGAACGCATCGCCGAATGGCTGACCGGCGAGGGTAATCGCCCCAGCATCGAGGGGCTGACCGATGAGGCGCTGGACCGCGCCAAGGCGTTCTACGATCAGCACAGCTCGGTCCCCGGGGCGCTGGCGGCGGCAGGGCTGCGAGGCTCGGATTTCATTCAGGGCTGGAAGCGGCGCGAGGAAGGGCTGGATATCGGCCTGATCGACGAATCCTCGATGCTGGATGAGCGCCAGTTCGAGGATCTGCGCGAGATTTTTCCCGTGCTGATCCTGTTCGGCGATCCGGCGCAGCTGGCCCCGGTCGGGCAATCGGGTGAAATGGTCTTTGACCGGCTGGCCGAGACGCAGCGGCTGGTGCTGAACCGCATCCACCGTCAGGCCGATGACAGCCCGATTCTGGATCTGGCCCACGCGCTGGCCGATGACAGCGTCACCTTTGACCGTTTCGAAAGCATGATCCGCGAGGCCGCACAGCGCGACCCGCGCGTTGTCTGGGCCGAGCGGGTCGAAAGCGATATGATGTCGCGAAGCCCGGTTCTGGTCTGGCGCAATGCCACGCGGATCCGGCTGATCCATGCCTTTCGCAGCGCCTTCGGCGCGCCGGGCGATGCGCTGTTGCCGGGTGAGCCGCTGATCTGCGACGGGCTGGAACTGCCCCTGAAACACCGCAAGAAGCGCATCGACCTTGAGGCGCGCGGCCTGATCAAGGGCGCGCAGGTTGTCTATCTTGGCCCCGGAAAGAAGCCCGGATTTTCCCGCCTGCATGTGATCGGCGCCGAGGATCCGCGCCTGTCGGCCGCCAGCATCGTCAAGATCGAGATGCCGGATGAAGAGGAACCCTTTATCCCCTTCGCCGCCCGCATGGGCGCCGCCTTTCTGCATGGCGCCGCAGTCACGATCCATAAGGCGCAGGGCAGCCAATGGCCCGACGTGCAGGTCTTTGGCCCCGATATCAGCGCCGCCGCATGGTCGAACCGAACCGAAGCGGGGATTCCGCTGTGGAAGCGCCTGACCTATGTGGCGATCACCCGCGCGCAGGACCGGCTGTTCTGGGTCACGCGGCCCCGGCTTGCCCGCCCCTCGGCCCCGCTCAGCACCGGGGATCTGGATCCGCCCGCCGCACCGCTGACACTTGGCGACGCGGACGAGCAGGGTTAGGCCCGCCGCCGTCCCGTCTTGCGTTCGATGGCCAGACGCAGCGCCTCAATCAGGGCTTCCTTGGGCAGACCGGTTTCCTGCGACAGGCGCATGATGCCGAAATGGACGCGCGCCAGTTCCTGATAATAGCTGGTGAAGGTGTAATTGATCGAGGCCCCGACCACGGCCCCAAAGATCGGCGCGGCCTGCGCGGCCAGCTTTTGACCCATCGAGACTGCCAGCCGTGGCGCGACGCGGCTGATCAGGCTTTGCAGCGTATGCCCGGTCACCGATAACCGCGCGGCCAGCAGGCCCAGATCGGCATTGTCGTCGCTGGCCATCGGCCCGGCGGCGGCAAAGATGCGCAGGCATTCCTTGCGCACCTCATCGCTTTCGGGATCAAGCCCGTGTTCCGCCGCGATATCCAGCATCGCGCGCAGCAGCAGGGTAATGGTAAATGGCATCTCGATCATCGCACCCGGAAAACCGCCCGCGCCCCCCGCCGCGCCGCTGACGCCCGAGGCCAGACGGTTGAACCAGTCGCCACGGTCGCGCATCATCCGGCGCGATCCGCTGGCCGCCTTGAACGCCCGGTTCAGCGCAATTCGGGTAATCCCGTCCAGCCGGTTGCGCACAAAGCCCGGCAGCCGCTCCAGCAGGCCCTCGGCCCCGTTACCGACAACCGACATGATCTCCATACCCAGCCCGCCCGCATTCAGATAGCGGTCGGCCAGCCGGTCGACCTGCGCCAGAACCGAAGGGTCATTGATCGGCGGCAGCACCGCCTGATTCGTCTGCAACTGTGTCATCGTATGGTTGTCCGAACCTTGATGGATACCGGCAACAGATGGGGATCACCGGAGAGCTATGCCAGACCCGCAGATGCATCCTGCGATGCAGCCCGCGTGACCTGCCCCGCCACATCAACCCAGGCCCCCGGCCGAAGTTCCAGCCCCAGAACCCGGTCCGGATTGGTCGGCGGCGGCATCTGGACATGGTCCAACCGCTCGAATCCAAAGCGCGAGTAATAGGGCGCGTCGCCCACCAGCAGCACCCGCGACCAGCCCAGATCGCTGGCCCGGCCCAGACTGTCACGCATCAGCATCCCGCCCAGCCCTTCCCCCTGAGCCGTCGGGTGCACCGCGATCGGCCCCAGCAGAAGGGCCGCGTTCCCACCCACATGAACCGGCCAATAGCGGATCGCGGCCAGCAGGATCCCCGATGGATCGCGCAGCAACAGGCACAGGCCCGCAACCGGCGGCACGCCATCGCGCAGGCGGTAAGAGGACAGCGCGGTCCGGCCCGGCGCAAAGCACAGGTCATAAAGCGCCTCGACCTCATATTCGTCGGCATGGGTTTCGGGACGGATCTCGTACATGATGCCTCGCATGATGTCGTTGCCCCATAACATGCTGCAACCCGTTGCGGAATATTGCAGAAGATGAAAAGCGATGGCATTTTGGCGCCCGCAACAGGCGAAAGGCCGACAGATGTATTATCGACCCGAAACAGGTCACGGCCTGCCCCATAACCCGTTCAACGCCATCGTCGCGCCACGCCCCATCGGCTGGATCTCGACCCGTGGCAGGCAGGGCGACAATCTGGCGCCCTATTCCTTTTTCAACGCCGTGGCCTATGTGCCGCCGCAGGTGATGTTCGCCTCGACCAGCAAAAAGCCCGACCGCCGTGGCACCAAGGACAGCGTCTCGCAGATCATCGAAACGGGCGTGTTTTGCGTCAATATCGCGGCGGGGGATTTGCGCGATCAGGTCAATGCGACCTCTGCGCCCCTGCCCGCAGGTGAAAGCGAGTTTCAGGCCGCCGGGATTCGCAGCGCCGAATGCGACAGCATCGACTGTCCGCGCGTGGCCGATGCGCCTGCCGCGCTGGAATGCAGGCTGACCCAGATCGTCCCGCTGGCCGGGGAATCGAACTATGTCGTGCTGGGCGTGGTCACGGGCGTGCATATCCGCGACGATTGTCTGGTCGAGGGGCGCTTTGACCCGCGCCCGGCCGGCGGGTGGATTTCCCGGCTTGGATACAAGGATTACGCCGCAGTGCAGGAACTTTTTGAAATGGACCGGCCGAAATGAGCAAGACCGTCAGGGACTATATCCGCAGCATCGTAGATTTTCCGCATGAAGGAATCATTTTCCGCGATGTGACCACGCTCTTCGCCGATGCGCGGGGCTTTCGCATGGCCATCGACCAGTTGCTGACGCCATATACCGGCATGAATATCGACAAGGTCGTGGGGCTTGAGGCGCGCGGCTTCATTCTGGGCGGCGCAGTGGCGCACCAGCTATCGACGGGATTCGTCCCGATCCGCAAGAAGGGCAAGCTGCCCGGCGCCGTGATTTCCGAGGCGTACACGCTGGAATATGGCGAGGCCGTGATGGAAATCCACGATGACGCCCTGAAACCCGGAGAGCGGGTTCTGGTCGTGGACGATCTGCTGGCGACGGGCGGAACCGCTGCGGCGGGGATCAAGCTGTGCGAACGTCTGGGCGCCAAGGTGATCGGCTGCGCCTTCGTCATCGACCTGCCGGATCTGGGCGGCCGCCGCCTGCTTGAGGATCTGGGCCACGAGGTTCACGCCCTGACCAGTTTCGACGGCGATTAAGCCGGGAAAATCACCCCGGGATTCATGATCCCCCGCGGATCCAGCGCGGATTTGATGGCCCGCATCGCTATCAGCCGCGCCGGATCGCCCCATTCCGCCAGATCGGCCGCCTTCAGCCGCCCGACGCCATGCTCGGCCGAGAATGACCCGCCACGGCTGACCACCATCTGATGCACCTGTCGCGACAGATCCTTGCGGATCTCGTCGTAATCTTCGCGGCCGCGGCCTTCGGCGGGGAAAAGATTGTAATGCAGATTGCCGTCGCCCAGATGGCCGAAGCAATTGATCCGCATATCGCCCTGCGCCAACAGCATCGCGCCGGCATCGGTGATGAACTCTGCGATCTGCGACAGCGGCAGGCTGACATCATGGCTGGCAATCGCCCCGATGGCGCGGTTGGCCAGCGGAATGGTTTCGCGGATGGCCCACAGATCGGCGGCCTGTTGTCCCGATTGCGCGATCACCCCGTCGCTGACCAGCCCGGCATCCGCGCCCTTGACGAACAGCGTCTCCAGCGCCTGATCGGCGTTCAGACCTGCGGGCAGGCCCACCTCGATCAGCACAAGCCAGTCCGGACGATCCGCGAAGGGTTGCTGCAGCTTCGGGAAGGCCTGATCCAGAAAGCGCAGCCCCTGCCCCGAGATCAGCTCGAACGCGGTCACACCGCCCGCCATACGGCCCTGCGCCAGCGACAGCAGCGACAGCGCCGCCGACGGGCTGTCCACGACCATCATCGCCACGCCGCTTTCCGCCGGGACCGGCGCCATGACCAGCGATGCGGCGGTGATGATGCCCAGCGTACCTTCGGCCCCGATCAGCAGGTCACG from Paracoccus fistulariae carries:
- a CDS encoding aromatic amino acid transport family protein: MADTTGAGASPGSENLGWSRYDRTWMLSLFGTAVGAGILFLPINAGIGGFWPLVIMAILIGPMTYLSHRALARFVCSSKNPDTDITGVVVEYFGEGAGKAITLLYFLAIYPIVLIYGVGITNTAESFLSNQMGMQPPPRWLLSGLLIAAMMAVMLAGQRVMLAVTQFLVYPLVGILIFLSLYLVPQWNLAAVQEVPTLSTALRTIWLTIPVLVFSFNHSPAISQFACAMKRDYGADASLKADQILKNTSVMLVSFVMLFVFSCVLSLTPEQLAEAKAENLPILSYLANVNDSAFISYFGPLVAFVAIVSSFFGHYLGAAEGLRGILRGTVAPDRIAMPDQRLNMGIAAIIFVTTWGVAILNPSILGLIETLGGPVIAAILYLMPMYAIHRVPALAKYRGKASNVFVTVMGLIAMSGILYGLF
- a CDS encoding adenine phosphoribosyltransferase, with the protein product MSKTVRDYIRSIVDFPHEGIIFRDVTTLFADARGFRMAIDQLLTPYTGMNIDKVVGLEARGFILGGAVAHQLSTGFVPIRKKGKLPGAVISEAYTLEYGEAVMEIHDDALKPGERVLVVDDLLATGGTAAAGIKLCERLGAKVIGCAFVIDLPDLGGRRLLEDLGHEVHALTSFDGD
- a CDS encoding flavin reductase family protein encodes the protein MYYRPETGHGLPHNPFNAIVAPRPIGWISTRGRQGDNLAPYSFFNAVAYVPPQVMFASTSKKPDRRGTKDSVSQIIETGVFCVNIAAGDLRDQVNATSAPLPAGESEFQAAGIRSAECDSIDCPRVADAPAALECRLTQIVPLAGESNYVVLGVVTGVHIRDDCLVEGRFDPRPAGGWISRLGYKDYAAVQELFEMDRPK
- a CDS encoding FAD-binding oxidoreductase → MLNPADQRFARKLPSGVLRDVSPSYLEEPRGRFHGQAGLVAAPHDVDETAAVIRACAQGGVPVVPRGGGTGLVGGQVMPDGVAPLILSMERMTAIRAIYPEESVLLAEAGVTLQSARDAAAAAGRQFALSLASQGTAQIGGVLSTNAGGVNVLRYGNARAQCLGIEAVLPSGQIMHDLKRLRKDNTGYDLRDLLIGAEGTLGIITAASLVMAPVPAESGVAMMVVDSPSAALSLLSLAQGRMAGGVTAFELISGQGLRFLDQAFPKLQQPFADRPDWLVLIEVGLPAGLNADQALETLFVKGADAGLVSDGVIAQSGQQAADLWAIRETIPLANRAIGAIASHDVSLPLSQIAEFITDAGAMLLAQGDMRINCFGHLGDGNLHYNLFPAEGRGREDYDEIRKDLSRQVHQMVVSRGGSFSAEHGVGRLKAADLAEWGDPARLIAMRAIKSALDPRGIMNPGVIFPA
- a CDS encoding M48 family metallopeptidase; translated protein: MIWLSALITLLALAAAFGIWWIDGNGKLEEAVGEDGATDLRDMADTAYLLLLAPLAIYIYRFYIAAQARANAILVGPSQFPELHALYQDLAQRLDMPNPPRLYVTNGNGVVNAYALECNRRRRYVVIHAEIAMLLPKSPDIVEFVLAHEIAHHKLRHVSLWRIVIGIVPGMLFLPGAATTRAQEYSADRLAMAVCPNHAGALRLLAVGPWIADGVDPDAWMQQCLSEHREFMVRAANAMSSHAVGIKRYKALRDIEEKGFSAHGEMF
- a CDS encoding protein meaA, with the translated sequence MAEKDKPWLFRTYAGHSTAAKSNELYRTNLSKGQTGLSVAFDLPTQTGYDSDHILSRGEVGKVGVPICHLGDMRALFDQIPLEQMNTSMTINATAPWLLSLYIAVAEEQGADVSKLQGTVQNDLIKEYLSRGTYICPPKPSLAMITDVAAYTRENLPKWNPMNVCSYHLQEAGATPQQELAYALATAIAVLDDLKGKVPEDQFPAMVGRISFFVNAGIRFVTELCKMRAFTELWDEITVERYGIEDEKYRRFRYGVQVNSLGLTEQQPENNVYRILLEMLAVTLSKNARARAVQLPAWNEALGLPRPWDQQWSLRMQQIVAYETDLLEYGDLFDGNPVITAKVEELKQGARDELALLDDMGGAIASIDYMKSRLVESNAERLGRIETNETVVVGVNRWQQGEPSPLTAGDGGIMVVDPAVEQDQIARLTEWRAARDDAAVRDALAALSAAAKRGENIMPHSIAAAKAGATTGEWAGVMRQVHGEYRGPTGVSASPSNRTEGLEDIREAVDAVSARLGRRLKFVVGKPGLDGHSNGAEQIAFRARDCGMDITYEGIRLTPEQIVNRAKEEEAHVVGLSILSGSHLPLIEDLMTRMRQEGLEHIPVIVGGIIPDDDAARLLKMGVARVYTPKDFQLNTIMLDIVTLVEPDAAAA
- a CDS encoding EcsC family protein — encoded protein: MTQLQTNQAVLPPINDPSVLAQVDRLADRYLNAGGLGMEIMSVVGNGAEGLLERLPGFVRNRLDGITRIALNRAFKAASGSRRMMRDRGDWFNRLASGVSGAAGGAGGFPGAMIEMPFTITLLLRAMLDIAAEHGLDPESDEVRKECLRIFAAAGPMASDDNADLGLLAARLSVTGHTLQSLISRVAPRLAVSMGQKLAAQAAPIFGAVVGASINYTFTSYYQELARVHFGIMRLSQETGLPKEALIEALRLAIERKTGRRRA
- a CDS encoding ATP-dependent DNA helicase, with translation MTSQTAIATTPQLSSDQADAWDALAETFAAAGVDIVSEELQPPQPGKGRVMAVIGKAGSGKTLLLSEITRALREAGVDLVSGDYEGKRRKDRRTVAVLAPTNKAAFVLRMRGVPATTIHRILYTPVYDPEYERIAEWLTGEGNRPSIEGLTDEALDRAKAFYDQHSSVPGALAAAGLRGSDFIQGWKRREEGLDIGLIDESSMLDERQFEDLREIFPVLILFGDPAQLAPVGQSGEMVFDRLAETQRLVLNRIHRQADDSPILDLAHALADDSVTFDRFESMIREAAQRDPRVVWAERVESDMMSRSPVLVWRNATRIRLIHAFRSAFGAPGDALLPGEPLICDGLELPLKHRKKRIDLEARGLIKGAQVVYLGPGKKPGFSRLHVIGAEDPRLSAASIVKIEMPDEEEPFIPFAARMGAAFLHGAAVTIHKAQGSQWPDVQVFGPDISAAAWSNRTEAGIPLWKRLTYVAITRAQDRLFWVTRPRLARPSAPLSTGDLDPPAAPLTLGDADEQG
- the ccrA gene encoding crotonyl-CoA carboxylase/reductase produces the protein MALDAPTPIAPYDAPVKDLYAIGEMPPLGHVPKQMHAWAIRRERHGEPDKAMQLEVVDVPQIDSHEVLVLVMAAGVNYNGIWAGLGLPISPFDGHGADYHIAGSDASGIVWAVGDKVKRWKVGDEVVIHCNQDDGDDEECNGGDPMYSPTQRIWGYETPDGSFAQFTNVQAQQLMPRPRHLTWEESACYTLTLATAYRMLFGHEPHELKPGMNVLVWGASGGLGSYAIQLINAAGGNAIGVISEEDKRDFVMGLGAKGVINRKEFNCWGQLPTVNTPEYKEWFTEARKFGKAIWDITGKGNNVDIVFEHPGEATFPVSTLVCKKGGMVVICAGTTGFNCTFDVRYLWMHQKRVQGSHFAHLKQASAANKLMLERRLDPCMSEVFPWAEIPQAHMKMYKNQHKPGNMSVLVQAPKTGLRTFEDALEASKR
- a CDS encoding GNAT family N-acetyltransferase, which codes for MYEIRPETHADEYEVEALYDLCFAPGRTALSSYRLRDGVPPVAGLCLLLRDPSGILLAAIRYWPVHVGGNAALLLGPIAVHPTAQGEGLGGMLMRDSLGRASDLGWSRVLLVGDAPYYSRFGFERLDHVQMPPPTNPDRVLGLELRPGAWVDVAGQVTRAASQDASAGLA